Proteins found in one Papio anubis isolate 15944 chromosome 13, Panubis1.0, whole genome shotgun sequence genomic segment:
- the DNAJC25 gene encoding dnaJ homolog subfamily C member 25: MGAPLLSPGWAARAAGRRSYVLLAPFLLTLLLVRPSGALVEGLYCGTRDCYEVLGVSRSAGKAEIARAYRQLARRYHPDRYRPEPGDEGPGRTPQSAEEAFLLVATAYETLKDEETRKDYDYMLDHPEEYYSHYYHYYSRRLAPKVDVRVVILVSVCAISVFQFFSWWNSYNKAISYLATVPKYRIQATEIAKQQGLLKKAKEKGKNKKSKEEIRDEEENIIKNIIKSKIDIKGGYQKPQICDLLLFQIILAPFHLCSYIVWYCRWIYNFNIKGKEYGEEERLYIIRKSMKMSKSQFDSLEDHQKETFLKRELWIKENYEVYKQEQEEELKKKLANDPRWKRYRRWMKNEGPGRLTFVDD, translated from the exons ATGGGGGCGCCGCTGCTCTCTCCCGGTTGGGCAGCTAGGGCTGCTGGTCGGCGCTCGTATGTGCTGCTGGCGCCCTTCCTGCTGACGCTGCTGCTAGTGCGGCCCTCGGGGGCCCTGGTGGAGGGGCTCTACTGCGGCACGCGGGACTGCTACGAGGTGCTGGGCGTGAGCCGCTCGGCGGGCAAAGCGGAGATCGCGCGGGCCTACCGCCAGCTGGCCCGGCGCTACCACCCCGACCGCTACCGGCCGGAGCCCGGCGACGAGGGCCCCGGGCGGACGCCGCAGAGCGCCGAGGAGGCTTTCCTGCTGGTGGCAACCGCCTATGAGACGCTCAAG GATGAGGAAACACGAAAAGATTATGATTACATGCTGGATCATCCAGAAGAGTACTACAGCCATTACTACCACTACTATAGCAGGCGCTTGGCCCCTAAGGTGGATGTTAGAGTCGTGATTTTGGTCAGTGTGTGTGCTATTTCAGTGTTTCAG TTTTTCAGCTGGTGGAATAGCTACAATAAGGCAATCAGCTACCTAGCCACAGTGCCCAAGTACCGTATCCAGGCTACAGAGATTGCCAAGCAGCAGGGACTGCTCaaaaaagccaaagagaaaggcaaaaacaaaaagtccAAAGAGGAAATTCGTGACGAGGAGGAGAACATCATAAAGaacattataaaaagtaaaatagatatAAAGGGGGGCTATCAGAAACCTCAAATCTGTGATCTTCTCCTGTTTCAAATTATCTTAGCTCCTTTTCACCTATGCTCATACATAGTTTGGTATTGCCGGTGGATCTATAATTTTAACATCAAAGGCAAAGAatatggagaggaagagagattgTACATTATACGTAAATCTATGAAGATGTCAAAGTCTCAATTTGATAGTCTAGAAGATCATCAGAAAGAAACTTTTCTTAAACGAGAGCTCTGGATCAAGGAGAATTATGAG GTCTACAAGCAAGAACAAGAGgaggaattaaagaaaaagttgGCAAATGACCCCAGATGGAAGAGATACAGGAGATGGATGAAGAATGAAGGGCCTGGGCGGTTAACATTTGTGGATGACTGA
- the LOC116270103 gene encoding ADP-ribosylation factor-like protein 17: MQSYLKKHNLAAKTQPNPRPGPDSGGLDSSKVRGRPGARSPGSTYQGSVASGVLPIKCSHVEFGTWKGGRSHPFLPRSSRCAGSGGQLDSILPHQSPTWGPWGCKDLTSSFPSFLTSSILWKSAVMETVRACHLPHVPVEDLILIRRFLVVAGRGGSSL; this comes from the exons atGCAGTCATATTTAAAGAAGCACAATTTGGCAGCCAAAA CACAGCCCAACCCAAGGCCGGGGCCAGACAGCGGGGGCTTGGACAGCAGCAAGGTCCGAGGGCGGCCGGGTGCCAGAAGCCCAGGAAGCACATATCAAGGCTCCGTTGCCAGCGGGGTGCTGCCAATAAAATGTAGTCATGTGGAATTTGGAACGTGGAAAGGAGGTAGAAGTCATCCTTTCCTCCCCCGTAGCAGCAGGTGTGCAGGCTCTGGTGGTCAGCTGGACTCCATACTCCCCCACCAGTCACCAACCTGGGGACCGTGGGGCTGCAAGGACCTCACCAGCAGTTTCCCCAGTTTCCTGACTTCTTCCATCCTCTGGAAATCAGCTGTGATGGAAACTGTGAGAGCCTGTCATTTACCCCACGTGCCTGTTGAAGATCTCATCCTCATTAGAAGATTCCTCgtcgtggccgggcgcggtggctcaagcctgtaa